One part of the Nocardioides zeae genome encodes these proteins:
- a CDS encoding PEP-utilizing enzyme, giving the protein MTDWPIDDATSKLFPLYSRANVGEIFPDPISPLNASAGFQHNLEPGWRDAFVACGVWDHDLYDASVEKAILPAFGSYLYINMSLMRLFGVRVPGMSAEAVDLQYFGDMPGIPSYESERRDFDEDAAFEAKAGAWLMGEVLGATDLAAYDADRAEVDAIRAQRPDLSAATDEELRRRLTSFDALARRLFQHHIEASLKSGVGLGAMAQVAAAVGRPELALTLVSGIGDVDSTGPSKGIWRLGRAASTGPVAALFDAGTEGLHDRLVASGDAEVQAFVADLRQFLADWDFRGPAEWEIRALTWGVKPDMVLSTIDRMRRVDEGEDPAVKAEARAAEREAAATELRAALAGSEEGLAQFEAAYGAAALWLRGRERGRTTAAMLMHEQRLAALELGRRGVAAGALDNAQQVFMLFEQELDAYLADPSSLTGTVREREASYLALFDLVPPFVVAGDPPPVETWERRDAAAGDVLVAGGSITGVSGCTGVARGRARVLLTPDDPSALEPGEILVAPITDPSWTPLFMAAGAVVVDVGAPFSHAAIVSRELGIPCVVSATSATSRIPDGAEIEVDGATGTVTVLG; this is encoded by the coding sequence ATGACTGACTGGCCGATCGACGACGCCACGTCGAAGCTGTTCCCGCTCTACTCGCGCGCCAACGTCGGCGAGATCTTCCCCGACCCGATCAGCCCCCTGAACGCCTCCGCGGGCTTCCAGCACAACCTGGAGCCGGGGTGGCGCGACGCCTTCGTCGCGTGCGGCGTCTGGGACCACGACCTCTACGACGCGTCGGTCGAGAAGGCGATCCTCCCGGCGTTCGGCAGCTACCTCTACATCAACATGTCGCTCATGCGCCTCTTCGGCGTGCGCGTACCGGGCATGTCCGCGGAGGCCGTCGACCTGCAGTACTTCGGCGACATGCCGGGTATCCCGTCCTACGAGAGCGAGCGCCGCGACTTCGACGAGGACGCCGCCTTCGAGGCCAAGGCGGGAGCCTGGCTGATGGGCGAGGTGCTGGGGGCGACCGACCTCGCGGCGTACGACGCGGACCGGGCCGAGGTCGACGCCATCCGCGCGCAGCGGCCCGACCTCTCCGCGGCGACCGACGAGGAGCTGCGCCGTCGGCTGACGTCCTTCGACGCGCTCGCCCGCCGGCTCTTCCAGCACCACATCGAGGCCAGCCTCAAGTCGGGCGTCGGCCTGGGAGCCATGGCACAGGTGGCCGCCGCGGTCGGCCGTCCCGAGCTGGCCCTCACCCTCGTGAGCGGCATCGGCGACGTCGACTCGACCGGTCCGTCGAAGGGCATCTGGCGCCTGGGCCGGGCGGCCTCGACCGGTCCCGTCGCCGCGCTGTTCGACGCCGGCACCGAGGGTCTCCACGACCGCCTCGTCGCGAGCGGGGACGCCGAGGTGCAGGCGTTCGTCGCCGACCTCCGGCAGTTCCTCGCCGACTGGGACTTCCGCGGACCTGCCGAGTGGGAGATCCGCGCGCTGACGTGGGGCGTCAAGCCCGACATGGTGCTGTCGACGATCGACCGCATGCGCCGCGTCGACGAGGGCGAGGACCCGGCCGTCAAGGCCGAGGCCCGTGCCGCCGAGCGCGAGGCCGCGGCCACCGAGCTGCGCGCCGCCCTCGCGGGATCGGAGGAGGGCCTCGCCCAGTTCGAGGCGGCGTACGGCGCCGCCGCCCTGTGGCTGCGGGGTCGCGAGCGTGGCCGCACCACCGCCGCGATGCTCATGCACGAGCAGCGCCTCGCCGCGCTCGAGCTCGGCCGTCGCGGCGTGGCCGCGGGCGCTCTCGACAACGCGCAGCAGGTCTTCATGCTGTTCGAGCAGGAGCTCGACGCCTACCTGGCCGACCCGTCGTCTCTCACGGGGACGGTGCGCGAGCGCGAGGCGTCCTACCTGGCGCTCTTCGACCTCGTGCCGCCCTTCGTGGTGGCCGGCGACCCGCCGCCCGTCGAGACGTGGGAGCGGCGGGACGCGGCCGCGGGCGACGTGCTCGTCGCGGGCGGCTCCATCACCGGCGTCTCGGGCTGCACCGGCGTCGCCCGGGGCCGCGCCCGCGTGCTCCTGACGCCCGACGACCCGTCGGCCCTCGAGCCCGGCGAGATCCTCGTCGCTCCCATCACGGACCCGTCCTGGACGCCGCTGTTCATGGCGGCCGGCGCCGTCGTCGTCGACGTCGGGGCGCCGTTCAGCCACGCGGCGATCGTGTCCCGGGAGCTGGGCATCCCCTGCGTCGTGTCCGCCACGAGCGCCACGAGCCGCATCCCCGACGGCGCCGAGATCGAGGTCGACGGCGCGACGGGGACGGTCACCGTCCTCGGCTGA
- the surE gene encoding 5'/3'-nucleotidase SurE: protein MRILVTNDDGIEAPGLTAAARALVDAGHDVVVGAPTRDFSGSGSGLGPIDDGSVVGWRGHRLPGIDCAAYAIDAPPSFAVLAFCSRLFGPPPDLVVAGINDGYNTGRLVLASSTVGAALTAATVGVGSIAVSTAEAPHHRYDTAAAVLVAVVRQVVQQGRRGTCLNVNVPALDVADLAGVEVGGLARRGLMGLGLERGDDVITLRRYTNDRGIDGGTDAALVGAGYVAVTALTGVTQADHGPAGDTSVIAVVDAARAQLRAHAGTSPV, encoded by the coding sequence GTGCGCATCCTGGTCACCAACGACGACGGCATCGAGGCACCCGGCCTCACCGCCGCCGCCCGCGCCCTGGTCGACGCCGGTCACGACGTCGTCGTCGGCGCCCCGACCCGTGACTTCTCCGGCTCCGGGTCCGGGCTCGGTCCGATCGACGACGGCTCCGTCGTCGGGTGGCGCGGGCACCGCCTGCCGGGCATCGACTGCGCGGCGTACGCCATCGACGCGCCACCGTCCTTCGCCGTGCTCGCTTTCTGCTCCCGGCTCTTCGGGCCGCCGCCGGACCTCGTGGTCGCCGGCATCAACGACGGCTACAACACCGGGCGCCTCGTGCTCGCCTCGAGCACCGTCGGCGCCGCCCTCACCGCCGCGACCGTCGGGGTCGGGAGCATCGCCGTCAGCACCGCCGAGGCGCCCCACCACCGCTACGACACCGCCGCCGCCGTGCTCGTCGCCGTCGTGCGCCAGGTCGTGCAGCAGGGCCGGCGCGGCACCTGCCTCAACGTGAACGTGCCCGCCCTCGACGTCGCCGACCTCGCCGGCGTCGAGGTCGGCGGCCTGGCGCGCCGCGGCCTCATGGGCCTGGGCCTCGAGCGGGGCGACGACGTCATCACGCTGCGTCGCTACACGAACGACCGGGGGATCGACGGAGGCACCGACGCAGCTCTCGTCGGGGCGGGGTACGTCGCGGTCACGGCCCTCACCGGCGTCACGCAGGCCGACCACGGGCCGGCGGGCGACACGTCGGTCATCGCCGTCGTCGACGCCGCCCGCGCGCAGCTCCGCGCCCACGCCGGCACGAGCCCGGTCTAG
- a CDS encoding ferredoxin--NADP reductase, whose product MTATSLDPVLLGHELAVREVVRETADAVSLTFDVPADLAERFVHRPGQFLTLAVPSERTGRVARCYSLSSAPGDAPTVTVKRTPDGYASGWLCEQVRPGATLRVLPPAGTFVPHDLAAPMVLAAAGSGITPMLSIVRAALAAPGGRLTLLYANRDPESVIFADVLDALVAAHPERLEVRHWLESERGLPTVDGLSALAGPTGEQPWYLCGPAPFMAVAQQAAVACGAAPRAVHQEDFHSLVGDPFVLAVAESASDDDAAELEVTLDGRTHLLRWGRSETLVDVMLANGVEAPYSCREGTCGSCMCTVVDGEVVQDSTEALAEEDIEDGYVLGCQSRPVGARVVVEFD is encoded by the coding sequence GTGACCGCGACGTCCCTCGACCCGGTGCTGCTGGGCCACGAGCTCGCCGTGCGCGAGGTCGTGCGGGAGACCGCGGACGCGGTGTCCCTCACCTTCGACGTGCCGGCCGACCTGGCCGAGCGGTTCGTGCACCGTCCGGGCCAGTTCCTCACCCTCGCCGTGCCGAGCGAGCGCACGGGCCGCGTCGCGCGCTGCTACTCGCTGAGCAGCGCGCCCGGCGACGCACCGACCGTCACCGTGAAGCGGACGCCCGACGGCTACGCCAGCGGGTGGCTCTGCGAGCAGGTGCGCCCCGGCGCCACGCTGCGGGTGCTGCCGCCCGCCGGCACGTTCGTCCCCCACGACCTCGCGGCGCCGATGGTGCTCGCCGCGGCCGGCAGCGGGATCACGCCGATGCTCTCCATCGTCCGGGCGGCGCTCGCGGCACCCGGCGGGCGGCTGACGCTGCTCTACGCCAACCGGGACCCGGAGTCGGTGATCTTCGCCGACGTGCTCGACGCCCTCGTGGCCGCGCACCCGGAGCGGCTCGAGGTGCGGCACTGGCTCGAGAGCGAGCGGGGCCTGCCGACCGTGGACGGCCTGTCCGCGTTGGCCGGCCCGACCGGCGAGCAGCCGTGGTACCTCTGCGGTCCGGCGCCCTTCATGGCCGTGGCGCAGCAGGCGGCGGTTGCCTGCGGGGCCGCGCCGCGGGCCGTCCACCAGGAGGACTTCCACTCGCTCGTGGGCGACCCGTTCGTGCTGGCCGTGGCGGAGTCCGCGAGCGACGACGACGCCGCCGAGCTCGAGGTCACGCTGGACGGCCGCACCCACCTGCTGCGGTGGGGCCGCTCCGAGACGCTCGTCGACGTCATGCTGGCGAACGGCGTCGAGGCGCCGTACTCCTGCCGCGAGGGCACCTGCGGCTCCTGCATGTGCACCGTCGTCGACGGCGAGGTCGTGCAGGACTCGACGGAGGCGCTGGCCGAGGAGGACATCGAGGACGGCTACGTGCTCGGCTGCCAGTCCCGGCCCGTCGGTGCGCGGGTGGTCGTCGAGTTCGACTGA